A window of the Fulvia fulva chromosome 11, complete sequence genome harbors these coding sequences:
- a CDS encoding RNA-dependent RNA polymerase 1: MDIFVRHIPSHATQKQLDQWFSGPLNFCGVNDYHVEKLGEKPNAIITVLDTLAGQRFLQHYGVPSNARPHVRALMNLSWDGKNVQCMRAKNDPTDICLQSVLFEKSQRAKRIVDEAHKAQSTKTTTRFNVGGLQCGVFDYTKDKGKDSQLTFTSHFTDYRHHGHVSFGLKAAIIMMGEAGGDQCRVDINYHDCSDIVLGTYQDASITFNMQVAPKFYEVKGTDMLSAAMAALHMGVGNTKRQETKKTRLHAIDHAHAQVAASCFVYRIYLADKKLIENIKSLLKRNRRMCPIIMQKTTSQYPQQSLKEAFVKLNHELADTKRFGRRPFGLRYQVDKLARNGILAPGKVLRLLPKIALLHDAYGLDATSHALGRLNRERVLPGPLQQADDFSLGKLEELLESYAVSYDTLAPDNPYELSKRHTHINLVHKIIVTPAGTYLEGPDAEPTNRVLRRYQHSTDHFVRVIFQDEDRSPMRHDPRTDQSRIYHMRFKGVLDGSVLICGRAFSFLGFSHSSLRSQSCWFSAPMVNKQGSLIFAEQVIKELGDFSKIRVPAKCAARIGQNFTDTNASVKLRPEEVFELPNVERNGRDFSDGVGTISEKLLQSVHRRYGSKRLLKPTALQIRFQGSKGMVALDSRLPGKKLMIRPNMKKYETAATWDLEICGAAFRPLPMVLNRPFIKVMEDLGTPTSTFMDLQNAAMTHLQRMTASCINTAIFLDDSEACRATRMSELIRYLGHIGLDYHHDHFLYSVVEMAVVAKLRDIKYKGRIPVEQGVTLYGIMDETGYLGPREIYVVTEKAEGGKTVVVANDVIVTRSPALHPGDMQLVNAVNVPETSPLKRLSNVVVFSKHGDRDLPSQLGGGDLDGDLYNVIWDPNLRPRRTFQAADYPRVSAVQLDRDVVRKDMSDFFVAFMESDVLGMICTTHLQLADQRSAGVLDPDCIKLAGMASTAVDFSKTGIPVSIKEIPRYTRVKPDFMAPSPRVVVSENGFLDFEEDDDEEDDAFEGLDTERRRTRFYRSDKALGHLYRAIDEGKFLHNMQNQHRQINSRPLKDDLMSVLLAYVKKWAAQYGVLYDHHLTLAANIRASYEDSLLNLLYDYEPSPHAPLSEAEIFSGQILGRQGGPQGKPLREQSTQMRERFETVAEYAAMRITKGDEAMKEASNLDDLIDLHYNEREIEAFPRALACFEVGVKETGVRDKRVGVLGSFKYLAAGVCLRELDRYRITTFGSMGGLPPI, from the exons ATGGACATCTTCGTCCGCCACATACCAAGTCATGCCACCCAAAAGCAGCTCGACCAGTGGTTCAGTGGTCCTCTCAACTTTTGCGGCGTCAACGACTACCATGTCGAGAAGTTGGGCGAAAAGCCGAATGCCATCATCACTGTCCTCGACACATTGGCCGGACAGCGCTTTCTCCAGCACTACGGCGTGCCCTCCAATGCTCGACCACACGTTCGCGCCCTCATGAACCTCAGCTGGGACGGCAAGAATGTTCAATGCATGCGAGCCAAGAACGACCCGACCGACATCTGCCTGCAGTCCGTCCTGTTCGAAAAGTCCCAGCGGGCGAAGCGAATCGTCGACGAGGCTCACAAGGCCCAGTCTACGAAGACTACGACTCGCTTCAACGTGGGCGGCCTGCAGTGCGGCGTGTTCGACTACACAAAAGACAAGGGCAAAGATTCGCAATTGACCTTCACATCCCACTTCACCGACTACCGTCACCACGGTCATGTCTCTTTTGGCCTCAAAGCGGCTATCATCATGATGGGCGAGGCTGGTGGCGACCAGTGCCGAGTAGACATCAACTACCACGACTGCTCCGATATCGTCCTTGGCACCTACCAAGATGCTTCCATCACCTTCAACATGCAAGTCGCTCCCAAGTTTTACGAGGTGAAGGGCACAGACATGCTCTCCGCGGCCATGGCAGCTCTTCACATGGGAGTTGGCAATACGAAGCGTCAAGAGACCAAGAAGACTCGTCTACATGCCATCGACCACGCCCATGCCCAGGTGGCGGCATCTTGCTTCGTGTACCGAATCTATTTGGCAGACAAGAAACTCATCGAGAACATCAAGAGTCTGCTGAAGCGTAACCGGAGAATGTGTCCCATCATAATGCAGAAGACGACATCCCAATACCCACAGCAGTCACTCAAGGAAGCTTTTGTCAAGCTCAATCATGAGCTGGCTGACACCAAGAGATTTGGTCGGCGACCGTTTGGTCTACGATACCAAGTCGACAAGCTTGCAAGGAACGGCATATTGGCGCCTGGTAAGGTCTTGCGCCTCCTCCCGAAGATTGCGCTGCTCCACGACGCTTATGGTCTCGATGCCACATCACATGCTCTGGGTCGCCTAAATCGAGAACGTGTATTGCCAGGTCCATTGCAGCAAGCGGATGACTTCTCTCTTGGCAAGCTGGAGGAGCTGCTGGAGTCATATGCGGTTTCATATGATACACTTGCTCCTGACAATCCTTACGAGCTCTCGAAGCGACATACGCACATCAACCTCGTCCACAAGATCATCGTCACCCCTGCTGGAACCTATCTCGAGGGACCCGACGCCGAGCCTACTAATCGTGTTTTGAGACGATACCAACACTCGACCGACCATTTCGTACGAGTCATCTTCCAAGATGAGGACCGAAGTCCTATGCGACACGATCCGAGGACAGATCAATCACGGATCTACCACATGCGCTTCAAAGGTGTACTCGACGGAAGCGTTCTGATTTGTGGCCGTGCCTTCTCCTTTCTGGGCTTCTCTCACTCTTCACTCCGAAGTCAGTCCTGCTGGTTCTCGGCCCCAATGGTCAACAAGCAAGGCAGTCTGATCTTCGCCGAGCAAGTCATTAAAGAGCTTGGCGACTTCAGCAAGATTCGAGTGCCGGCGAAGTGTGCTGCTCGCATCGGTCAGAATTTTACAGACACCAATGCCTCGGTCAAGTTGCGCCCCGAGGAAGTGTTCGAGTTGCCTAACGTCGAGCGAAATGGCAGAGACTTCAGCGACGGTGTCGGCACAATCTCAGAGAAGCTGCTGCAGAGCGTTCATCGCAGATATGGTTCCAAGAGGCTACTGAAGCCGACGGCGTTACAGATCCGCTTCCAAGGTTCAAAGGGCATGGTGGCACTCGACTCTCGTCTGCCAGGCAAGAAGCTCATGATCAGGCCCAACATGAAGAAGTACGAGACTGCCGCAACATGGGATCTGGAGATCTGTGGCGCTGCCTTTCGTCCTCTGCCGATGGTCCTGAACCGCCCTTTCATAAAGGTAATGGAAGACCTTGGAACTCCCACCAGTACATTCATGGATCTTCAGAATGCTGCCATGACCCATCTGCAGCGGATGACCGCGTCTTGTATCAACACAGCTATCTTTTTAGACGACTCGGAAGCATGTAGAGCAACGAGGATGTCGGAACTTATACGCTATCTCGGCCACATTGGACTGGACTACCATCACGATCACTTCCTGTACAGTGTGGTCGAGATGGCCGTGGTTGCAAAGCTTCGCGACATCAAGTACAAGGGTCGCATTCCTGTCGAGCAGGGTGTTACACTCTATGGCATCATGGACGAAACTGGCTATCTGGGTCCAAGAGAAATCTATGTGGTCACTGAGAAAGCCGAAGGTGGGAAGACAGTGGTCGTGGCCAACGATGTCATCGTCACACGCTCACCAGCTTTACATCCTGGAGACATGCAGCTCGTCAACGCTGTCAACGTACCCGAGACCTCGCCTTTGAAGCGGTTGTCGAACGTGGTTGTCTTCAGCAAGCATGGCGACCGAGATCTGCCCAGTCAGCTTGGCGGTGGTGACCTTGACGGAGATCTCTACAATGTCATCTGGGATCCCAACCTCAGACCTCGGCGCACCTTTCAGGCAGCAGACTACCCACGTGTCAGTGCTGTTCAGCTTGATCGCGACGTTGTGCGCAAAGACATGAGCGACTTCTTCGTCGCCTTCATGGAGTCTGATGTTCTCGGCATGATCTGCACTACTCACCTGCAGCTGGCAGACCAGCGCTCGGCCGGTGTGCTGGACCCAGACTGCATCAAGCTTGCTGGGATGGCGTCTACTGCCGTCGACTTCTCCAAGACTGGCATCCCCGTAAGCATCAAGGAGATCCCTAGGTACACACGCGTGAAGCCGGACTTCATGGCTCCAAGTCCGAGAGTAGTGGTCTCCGAGAATGGGTTCCTTGACTTTGAAGAGGATGATGACGAGGAAGACGATGCTTTTGAAGGCCTCGACACAGAGCGTCGCCGAACGCGCTTCTACCGTAGCGACAAAGCTCTTGGCCATCTGTACCGCGCTATCGACGAGGGCAAGTTTCTGCACAACATGCAAAATCAGCACCGCCAGATCAACTCCAGGCCACTCAAAGACGACTTGATGAGCGTCCTGTTGGCATATGTGAAGAAGTGGGCTGCACAGTACGGTGTCCTCTACGACCATCACCTCACCCTAGCAGCCAACATCCGTGCAAG CTACGAAGACTCCCTCCTGAACCTCCTCTACGACTACGAGCCCTCTCCCCATGCCCCTCTATCCGAAGCCGAGATCTTCTCCGGCCAAATTCTCGGCCGCCAAGGCGGACCTCAAGGCAAACCCCTTCGTGAACAGTCCACCCAAATGCGCGAACGCTTCGAAACCGTCGCCGAGTACGCCGCTATGCGCATCACCAAAGGCGACGAAGCCATGAAAGAAGCCAGCAACCTTGATGATCTGATCGATCTGCACTACAATGAGCGAGAGATCGAGGCCTTTCCACGAGCCTTGGCATGTTTCGAGGTGGGAGTGAAGGAGACCGGGGTGAGGGACAAGAGAGTCGGTGTATTGGGGAGCTTCAAGTACCTGGCGGCGGGTGTGTGCTTGAGGGAGTTGGACCGGTATCGCATTACGACTTTTGGGAGTATGGGTGGCTTGCCGCCGATTTGA